TGTAGGCTATCCAATCttttgatatttgaactttAAGAGGAGCTCCATTTTTCTTCACTAATAGTCATTGTTATACATGTGCTAGAATACAAATAATTCTCTGTTCTGTAAGCTGTCTCTCACCATTACATTTGTAATCTCTTTAACAGAATCTTCATAAAATTCTCTTCATCTCTCTGACATGCTTATTCATGTCAGAGATGGAAAAAGCTCTCTGTGTGTCTATTGCAGGAACTGCTTTCCTTCAAAGGTTTGCCCGAACCACCAATTCAAGGGGGCGACATTATAAGAAGTAATAGTGCTTCTTCCGCTGCTGGTCACTTCGAAGGACAGCGGCTGGCCCCGGAGATCGGCATTGCATTGCCAATTCTGCCCCCAGTTCCTCCCCATAGGTATCCAACCTGTTCTCGACCCTTTCACTTTAACGGCCGTGATCGCTCCGTCTGAGCCCACGTTCGTGATCAGGACTTGGTGGAAGTAGGAGCTTCCTGTCACTGTGAACCTCATTCCTCCGTTTCTCTTGCATTTTACCCTGCATAATTCCAGTAAATTCATTACTTGGTCTTTTTAGTCCCTCAACTGATTAGAAGGATGGATTGAaaggaagaaacaaaagaattgTTGTCTCGAATTGTTGAATTGAGAAGAAAcgttaaatttgttttttttccccttttcgtGATAATAGCGTAAAGTCGTAAACATAGCTATCAGATAATATTAAGCACAATTGCTGTTTCATGATTTTATTTATATGAGGATGTAAACACATTCAGAAAGAAAACTTTTGTCTTTTCAGGAGAAAAGAAATTCCAGCTCTCATGGTGGAATTTGACACTAAAGATTGCTATTTGAATGCTGCACCGAATGCTCTACCTCCGGTACTGAACAGGTATGATATCGGCTCTTCCCTTTGCAATCTGAACGAAAGCGGCTTCCGACATCTCAAAGTGCTCCCTGGGGAAGTTGCACCACCCTCCATAATCATTGGGGAGGCCGTAGTTCGGAGCGCAGAAGTCCGTGGCGGTCACGACAACAGAAGGGCTTCCCGATAAGCACCAGCGGATGTGATTCACGCACCGCAGCTCGAAGCATCCGCCGCAGCTACTACCCTTCCTGAACAATTCGCTGCTCAGTCCAGCGGTGTTCACACCATAGATTGATCTTTCCAGGTCTCCAAAGCCACATGCACCACCTTAACAAGCACCAACCAGTTCACAAGCATGCAATCACCAGAACCTTTGGTAAGTAAATCTTTTGATATATCAGTTGCTTTTCTAAAAGCTCTTGTGAAAAGCACTAGTTATATGCATTTGGCAACCAACAATATGGTGGTTTTGTTACGGTTCAAAGCGGAGATAATCTTCTGAGAactcaaaagcagaagctccaatttgagAACTCTTATAGGAAATGCATTAAAGCAAGAAACTCAAATCCCACTCTTATTAAGGTTTTgcttgagaatatatatatatgcataatatGACCAAGGATTCCACAAACTTTATACTACCTATCTATATCTACAAGGAAACTTCTGAATCGAAACTTAAACACAGTAATGTCACTGAGACATAAccaagttcatatatatataggaaaaaaaaaagaaaaaaagaacagcTACCAATAAGAGAGGGGCTTTGTGTTTCTTTTGTATAGGTTGCTGTAGCTGATCTCCACTCCTCTAAGCTCTCTCTTGTGTTACTAATTCCTGCTTCTGcatctgcttctgcttctgcttctgctgcccAACAGAGGAAGAATAGGAGCAAgaagctgctgcttctgcttctcttGAGGAGGAGAAAGCCCATCTGTTTTTGGACTTGGAGGGAAAGAGCACTTCTTTAGTCTCTCTGCAATGGGGCTAATTTCCTTTCTCCAGTCAAAAAGAAGGGGCTAGAAAGATACAAACAAAATACAGGTGAaggcactctctctctctctctctctctctctctctctctctctatacctTCCTTTATCTTTATTGGGATTGTTGGGTACTACTGTTTTCTTtaaaagcacttttttttttaatctctctctctctctctctatacctTCCTTTATCTTTATTGGGATTGTTGGGTACTACTGTTTTCTTtaaaagcacttttttttttaaaaaaaaaatttctctctccttctctctctctctatctagtaTCTATTACACTGAGATAATGTTTTCACGGGTTTGTGGCATGAAAGGGCGGGAGCTTTTGGGTATTAAATTGTGCCATGTTCCCTGGAGCTGGACTATTGAatcagcttaaattttaaagtcaaagtatcaCTGgcggctcaaatcaaataaattaaaaagttggatagcaaaattaaaattttgaaaggtcggATGACtaattcaaaatgatccataataATTCAAATGTGTCGTATGTTTGTACCTTATATATGTCGAATGAATTATTACATAATAGGCAAACTGTGATTCATGGTGAAGagctattttgttttgttttagatTATGTAAAACTTGCAACTAATTTAAGGTGTTAAGTTCGAGCGTTAGCTTAGTACGCCACCAAAGTTTTATAATTGAATTCAGCAGTCGTCTTAAATTTTTTAGCCTAAATGTGATGGCGGTAAAGTACGGCATAAATGTGACTTTTTATGTGGAAAACTAATAGTGAAATTTAACTTTGTTTCCTTTCTTGTTTCCTTTCATTAATGAGCTAGTAGTTTATGGTAGAATATATATNAATGCCCCGGCGTCAAATACGTGCTCGAATGatcccgcggcgcgacgtcgacgacgaaaCTCCAATTAAACCCCTTCCTAGTCTAAGGTTGGAtggtgagtgagagagaggtagtagtagtagcagaggaactccctctctctgtctTCACAAGACTAAATAGAGAGAGGGATGGccggtgatacaaacgagggcaAGAAATTACACAattagccctctacctaccatcttgtaccggtacacgaactcttgtaccggtacaagagccaacccgagagctgctaagcctctgcgcgatggttgtaccggtacagccactaagcttgtaccggtacagcaagcagagaatgctgctgtttgcagaattcttcgctataagctgccctcgcgtcgcacggagtccgttttacgtctatttggcgccaacgcgactcagacctgtcccgacactctacagagctgtcgacaagcctccagagctgaacaccagggatctcacaaaaGAATTTTCCATCAAagttttacgtgatttggatatttttacaccgttaaacttgcaaatggctcactatggccattaaaattattgattttgagccatttcgatcgctaggcaaatgatatcgaaaaatcataaactTTATTTTccaggtacttcaaatactctagatcaagtttaacggagccgattgacgattcggaagtcgcaacatcgaaaacaacctggaagcacggaagactccgcacttccaaaagcatagtagcctcactctatatatatatatatatatatatatatatatatatatatatataaaactaggctggaatattatcaataacaccaagctgtttgtgctattagttttttagcctttggattgaaaaatgtgcggttagaatgatgttggccccctagggttgggtgggtagttggttgaat
This window of the Ananas comosus cultivar F153 linkage group 19, ASM154086v1, whole genome shotgun sequence genome carries:
- the LOC109724682 gene encoding expansin-A16, which translates into the protein MGFLLLKRSRSSSFLLLFFLCWAAEAEAEADAEAGISNTRESLEEWRSATATYTKETQSPSLIGGACGFGDLERSIYGVNTAGLSSELFRKGSSCGGCFELRCVNHIRWCLSGSPSVVVTATDFCAPNYGLPNDYGGWCNFPREHFEMSEAAFVQIAKGRADIIPVQYRRVKCKRNGGMRFTVTGSSYFHQVLITNVGSDGAITAVKVKGSRTGWIPMGRNWGQNWQCNADLRGQPLSFEVTSSGRSTITSYNVAPLNWWFGQTFEGKQFLQ